The Pseudomonas hefeiensis genomic sequence GGGCTGAATCAGCCTTGCTTTTTGGTAACAGTTTCGACGATATGCGACGGAGCTGTATTGTATTTTTTGAATTCCATAGAGTAGCTTGCGCGACCCTGAGACATGGAACGAACGTCGGTCGCGTAACCGAACATTTCACCCAACGGAACCTCGGCGCGAATAACCTTGCCGGAAACCGTATCTTCCATACCCAGAATCATGCCACGACGACGGTTAAGGTCGCCCATGACATCACCCATGTAGTCTTCAGGCGTAACGACTTCTACCGCCATGATCGGCTCGAGCAACTCACCACCGCCCTTCTGGGCCAGTTGCTTGGTTGCCATGGAAGCAGCCACCTTGAACGCCATCTCGTTGGAGTCGACGTCGTGGTAAGAACCATCAAACACAGTTGCCTTCAGGCCGATCAGCGGATAGCCGGCAACAACGCCGTTCTTCATCTGCTCTTCGATACCCTTCTGGATCGCCGGGATGTATTCCTTAGGAACCACACCACCTACGACTTCGTTCACGAATTGCAGACCTTCCTGACCTTCATCAGCCGGTGCAAAACGGATCCAGCAGTGACCGAACTGACCACGACCACCGGACTGGCGAACGAACTTGCCTTCGATTTCACAGTTCTTCGTGATGCGCTCACGATAGGAAACCTGAGGCTTGCCGATGTTGGCTTCGACGTTGAACTCACGGCGCATCCGGTCAACCAGGATGTCCAGGTGCAACTCGCCCATGCCGGAGATGATCGTTTGACCAGTCTCTTCATCAGTCTTAACGCGGAAAGATGGATCTTCCTGAGCAAGTTTGCCCAGAGCGATACCCATTTTTTCCTGGTCATCCTTGGTCTTAGGCTCAACGGCAACCGAAATAACCGGCTCCGGGAAGTCCATGCGAACCAGGATGATTGGCTTGTCGCCGTTGCACAAAGTCTCACCCGTGGTGACGTCCTTCATGCCGATCAAGGCCGCGATGTCACCAGCGCGCACTTCCTTGATCTCTTCGCGGGCGTTTGCGTGCATTTGCACCATACGACCCACGCGCTCTTTCTTGCCTTTTACCGAGTTGATCACGCCGTCGCCGGAGTTCAACACGCCCGAGTAAACCCGAACAAAGGTCAAGGTACCCACGAATGGGTCGGTAGCGATCTTGAACGCCAGAGCCGAAAACGGCTCATTGTCGTCTGCATGACGCTCCAGCTCGATAGTCTCGTCATCCGGGTCGGTACCCTTGATGGCAGGAATGTCGGTCGGCGCAGGCAGGAAGTCGATAACGGCGTCGAGAACCAGGGGAACACCCTTGTTCTTGAAGGAAGAACCGCAAACAGCCAAGACGATTTCGCCAGCGATGGTGCGCTGACGCAGAGCAGCCTTGATTTCCTCGTTGGTGAGTTCTTCACCCTCGAGGTACTTGTTCATCAGCTCTTCGTTGGCTTCGGCCGCAGCCTCTACCATGTTGCCACGCCACTTCTCGGCTTCTTCCAGCAACTCTGCAGGGATGTCCTTGCGAACAGGAACCATACCCTTGTCAGAATCATTCCAGTAGACAGCTTGCATGTTGATCAGATCAATCTGACCCTGGAAGTTGTCTTCGGAACCGATAGCCAGCTGGATCGGCACCGGAGTGTGACCCAGGCGCTGCTTGATCTGAGCGATCACGCGCAGGAAGTTGGCACCAGCACGGTCCATCTTGTTTACATAAACAAGACGTGGAACGCCGTATTTGTTGGCCTGACGCCATACGGTTTCCGACTGAGGCTCAACACCCGAGGTGCCGCAGAACACAACCACAGCGCCGTCGAGTACACGCAAGGAACGCTCAACTTCAATGGTGAAGTCTACGTGACCCGGGGTGTCGATGACGTTGAAGCGGTGCTCATCCTTGTACTGCTTCTCGGAACCCTTCCAGAAGGCGGTAATGGCAGCAGAAGTAATGGTAATACCACGCTCCTGCTCCTGCACCATCCAGTCGGTGGTCGCGGCGCCATCATGCACCTCGCCCATCTTGTGACTTTTGCCAGTGTAAAAAAGGACGCGCTCAGTGGTGGTGGTTTTACCAGCATCCACGTGGGCAACGATACCGATGTTACGGTAGCGATTAATCGGTGTAGTACGAGCCATAAAGCCCTCGCAAATTGAGTGACGCTAGAATTAGAAGCGGTAGTGCGAGAAAGCCTTGTTGGCTTCAGCCATACGGTGCACGTCTTCACGCTTCTTAACTGCAGCACCTTTACCTTCAGCAGCGTCCAACAGTTCGCCAGCCAAACGCAGAGCCATGGACTTCTCACCGCGCTTGCGGGCGAAGTCTACCAGCCAGCGCATTGCCAGGGCGTTACGACGGGACGGACGAACTTCGACCGGAACCTGGTAAGTAGCACCGCCTACACGGCGCGACTTCACTTCGACCAGCGGAGCGATGGCGTCGAGAGCTTTCTCGAAGATTTCCAGGGGATCGCTGTTCTTGCGTTCCTTAACTTTGTCCAGTGCGCCATAAACAATACGCTCGGCAACGGCTTTCTTGCCGCTTTCCATTACGTGGTTCATGAACTTGGCGAGAATCTGGCTTCCGTACTTCGGATCGTCCAGAATCTCACGTTTGGCTGCTACGCGACGTCTTGGCATTGATAAGCCCTCAAACGGTCTTCAGGTTCGCTCGGAATCGGTGCCCTTGCGGGACGCCTCCGACCTTACTCTTATCGACTCAAAAAATAGAAAATCAGTTTTTACAAAAAGCCGCTACTACTTAGGCTTCTTGGTACCGTACTTCGAACGACCCTGGTTACGACCTTTAACGCCGGAGGTATCCAAGGAACCGCGAACGGTGTGGTAACGAACACCTGGCAAGTCTTTTACACGACCGCCGCGGATCAGTACCACGCTGTGCTCTTGCAGGTTGTGGCCTTCACCACCGATGTACGAGGAAACCTCGAAACCGTTGGTCAGACGCACACGGCATACTTTACGCAGTGCCGAGTTAGGTTTTTTCGGCGTGGTGGTATACACACGGGTGCATACGCCACGACGTTGCGGGCAGTTCTGCAGCGCAGGCACGTCGGATTTCTCGACGATACGCTTACGCGGCTGACGTACCAGCTGGTTGATAGTTGCCATCTACTAGCTCCACTGTTGTCTTGCGACGCTATTGTCTTACAAGAAAAGCAAAATGGCAGGAACGAATTCCCGCCAAATTTAGGGGATCAAGAGTCTAAAGAGGATCTTGTTCCCAGTCAAGGCAAGGCCCCGACCTCCCCGCTCGCCGGATCTCGACAATTTGTCTCGATCCAGCAAGCGGGATGACCAGGGCCAGGCACTTAATTACCGCAGAACTCAGTTACCGCTCGAGTTCAGTGCTTCGGTCAGTGCAGCTTCCACTTCACTGGCGCTTACGCGCAACGGCTTGTCTGCATCACGACGACGCTTGCGCTCGCTGTGATAGGCCAAACCGGTACCAGCCGGGATCAGACGACCCACGACTACGTTTTCTTTCAGGCCACGCAGGTAATCGCGCTTGCCGGTTACCGCCGCTTCGGTCAGTACACGGGTGGTTTCCTGGAAGGAAGCCGCCGAGATGAACGATTCGGTGGACAACGACGCCTTGGTGATACCCAGCAGCACGCGAGTGAACTTGGAGACGAACTTGTCTTCCGTCGCCAGACGCTCGTTTTCTACCAGTACGTGAGTCAGTTCCATCTGGTCGCCCTTGATGAAACTCGAATCGCCGGATTCAGCGATCTCAACTTTACGCAGCATCTGACGCAGGATGGTCTCAATGTGCTTGTCGTTGATCTTCACGCCTTGCAGACGGTAAACGTCCTGAATCTCGTTCACGATGTACTTGGCCAGCGCACTTACGCCCAACAGACGCAGGATGTCGTGTGGATCGCTCGGACCGTCGGAGATAACTTCGCCGCGGTTTACCTGTTCGCCTTCGAAGACGTTCAGGTGACGCCACTTCGGAATCAGCTCTTCGTACGGATCGCTACCGTCGTTCGGAGTGATGACCAGACGGCGCTTGCCCTTGGTCTCTTTACCGAACGCAATGGTGCCGCTGACTTCAGCCAGAATCGAAGCCTCTTTCGGACGACGAGCTTCGAACAAGTCGGCAACACGCGGCAGACCACCGGTGATGTCGCGGGTTTTCGAAGTTTCCTGCGGGATACGGGCGATAACATCACCGATCGCGATCCGCGCACCGTCCGCCACACCGACCAGGGCGTTGGCTGGCAGGAAGTACTGAGCGATAACGTCAGTGCCTGGCAGCAACAGATCCTTGCCGTTGTCGTCGACCATCTTCACGGCCGGACGGATGTCCTTGCCAGCAGCTGGACGATCTTTCGCATCCAGTACTTCAATGTTGGTCATACCGGTCAATTCGTCGGTCTGACGCTTGATCGTGATGCCTTCTTCCATGCCCACGTAGGTCACGGTACCTTTCATTTCGGTCACGATCGGGTGGGTGTGCGGATCCCACTTGGCGACGATGGCGCCAGCATCGACCTTGTCACCTTCTTTAACCGAAATCACAGCACCGTACGGCAGCTTGTAACGCTCGCGCTCACGACCGAAATCGTCAGCGATTGCCAACTCACCGGAACGCGATACAGCCACCAGGTGACCGTCGACGCGCTCTACGTGCTTGAGGTTGTGCAGACGAACAGTACCGCCATTCTTCACCTGGACGCTGTCGGCCGCGGAGGTCCGGCTTGCCGCACCACCGATGTGGAACGTACGCATCGTCAGCTGGGTACCCGGCTCACCGATGGACTGGGCAGCGATAACGCCGACCGCTTCACCGATATTCACCTGGTGACCACGAGCAAGGTCGCGACCGTAGCACTTGGCGCAGATGCCGTAGCGGGTTTCGCAGCTGATCGGCGAACGCACGATCACTTCATCGATGCTGTTGAGCTCGATGAACTCGACCCACTTTTCGTCAACCAGGGTGCCGGCAGGAACGATCACGTCCTCGGTACCTGGCTTGAATACGTCACGGGCAATAACACGACCCAATACGCGCTCACCCAGCGGCTCTACAACGTCACCGCCTTCAATGTGCGGCGTCATCACCAGGCCATGCTCGGTGCCGCAATCGATCTCGGTCACGACCAGATCCTGGGCAACGTCTACCAGACGACGAGTCAGGTAACCGGAGTTCGCCGTTTTCAACGCGGTATCGGCAAGACCCTTACGAGCACCGTGAGTGGAGATGAAGTACTGGAGTACGCTCAAGCCTTCACGGAAGTTCGCAGTAATCGGGGTCTCGATGATGGAACCGTCCGGCTTGGCCATCAGGCCACGCATACCGGCGAGCTGACGGATCTGCGCAGCAGAACCCCGTGCGCCCGAGTCGGCCATCATGTACATCGAGTTGAAGGATTCCTGGTCGACTTCGTTGCCATGACGGTCGATGACTTTCTCTTTCGAGAGGTTGGCCATCATCGCCTTGGATACTTCGTCGTTCGCCTTGGACCAGAGGTCGATCACCTTGTTGTACTTCTCGCCCTGGGTAACCAGGCCGGAGGCGTACTGACTTTCGATCTCTTTCACTTCTTCGGTAGCAGCACCGATGATGCGGGCTTTTTCATCCGGGATAACGAAGTCGTTAACACCGATGGAAACGCCGGAAATGGTCGAATAGGCAAAACCGGTGTACATCAACTGGTCAGCGAAGATCACAGTCTCTTTCAGACCAACCACGCGGTAGCACTGGTTGATCAGCTTGGAGATTGCCTTTTTCTTCATCGGCAAGTTGACGACGTCGTAGGACAGGCCTTTTGGCACAACCTGGAACAACAGGGCACGGCCGACAGTGGTGTCGACGATACGGGTGTTGGTCACGCTGCCACCGTCACGATCATTCACGGTTTCGTTGATCCGCACCTTGACCTTGGCGTGCAGTGCGGCTTCGCCAGCACGGAACACACGGTCAACTTCCTGCAGATCCGCGAACACACGACCTTCGCCCTTGGCGTTGATCGCTTCACGCGTCATGTAGTACAGACCCAATACAACGTCCTGCGACGGAACAATGATTGGCTCACCGTTGGCTGGCGACAGGATGTTGTTGGTCGACATCATCAACGCACGCGCTTCCAACTGGGCTTCCAGCGTCAGCGGTACGTGCACGGCCATTTGGTCGCCGTCGAAGTCGGCGTTGTACGCAGCACAGACCAGCGGGTGCAGCTGGATAGCCTTACCTTCGATCAGTACCGGTTCAAATGCCTGGATACCCAGACGGTGAAGCGTCGGTGCACGGTTGAGCAGCACTGGGTGTTCGCGAATCACTTCGGCGAGAACGTCCCAAACCTCTGGCAGCTCGCGCTCGACCATCTTCTTGGCGGCCTTGATGGTGGTCGCCAGACCACGCATTTCCAGTTTGCCGAAGATGAACGGCTTGAACAGCTCGAGTGCCATTTTCTTAG encodes the following:
- the fusA gene encoding elongation factor G; the encoded protein is MARTTPINRYRNIGIVAHVDAGKTTTTERVLFYTGKSHKMGEVHDGAATTDWMVQEQERGITITSAAITAFWKGSEKQYKDEHRFNVIDTPGHVDFTIEVERSLRVLDGAVVVFCGTSGVEPQSETVWRQANKYGVPRLVYVNKMDRAGANFLRVIAQIKQRLGHTPVPIQLAIGSEDNFQGQIDLINMQAVYWNDSDKGMVPVRKDIPAELLEEAEKWRGNMVEAAAEANEELMNKYLEGEELTNEEIKAALRQRTIAGEIVLAVCGSSFKNKGVPLVLDAVIDFLPAPTDIPAIKGTDPDDETIELERHADDNEPFSALAFKIATDPFVGTLTFVRVYSGVLNSGDGVINSVKGKKERVGRMVQMHANAREEIKEVRAGDIAALIGMKDVTTGETLCNGDKPIILVRMDFPEPVISVAVEPKTKDDQEKMGIALGKLAQEDPSFRVKTDEETGQTIISGMGELHLDILVDRMRREFNVEANIGKPQVSYRERITKNCEIEGKFVRQSGGRGQFGHCWIRFAPADEGQEGLQFVNEVVGGVVPKEYIPAIQKGIEEQMKNGVVAGYPLIGLKATVFDGSYHDVDSNEMAFKVAASMATKQLAQKGGGELLEPIMAVEVVTPEDYMGDVMGDLNRRRGMILGMEDTVSGKVIRAEVPLGEMFGYATDVRSMSQGRASYSMEFKKYNTAPSHIVETVTKKQG
- the rpsG gene encoding 30S ribosomal protein S7, whose translation is MPRRRVAAKREILDDPKYGSQILAKFMNHVMESGKKAVAERIVYGALDKVKERKNSDPLEIFEKALDAIAPLVEVKSRRVGGATYQVPVEVRPSRRNALAMRWLVDFARKRGEKSMALRLAGELLDAAEGKGAAVKKREDVHRMAEANKAFSHYRF
- the rpsL gene encoding 30S ribosomal protein S12, translated to MATINQLVRQPRKRIVEKSDVPALQNCPQRRGVCTRVYTTTPKKPNSALRKVCRVRLTNGFEVSSYIGGEGHNLQEHSVVLIRGGRVKDLPGVRYHTVRGSLDTSGVKGRNQGRSKYGTKKPK
- the rpoC gene encoding DNA-directed RNA polymerase subunit beta', translating into MKDLLNLLKNQGQVEEFDAIRIGLASPEMIRSWSFGEVKKPETINYRTFKPERDGLFCAKIFGPVKDYECLCGKYKRLKHRGVICEKCGVEVALAKVRRERMAHIELASPVAHIWFLKSLPSRIGLLMDMTLRDIERVLYFESYVVIDPGMTTLEKGQLLNDEQYFEALEEFGDDFDARMGAEAVRELLHAIDLEHEIGRLREEIPQTNSETKIKKLSKRLKLMEAFQGSGNLPEWMVLTVLPVLPPDLRPLVPLDGGRFATSDLNDLYRRVINRNNRLKRLLDLSAPDIIVRNEKRMLQEAVDALLDNGRRGRAITGSNKRPLKSLADMIKGKQGRFRQNLLGKRVDYSGRSVITVGPTLRLHQCGLPKKMALELFKPFIFGKLEMRGLATTIKAAKKMVERELPEVWDVLAEVIREHPVLLNRAPTLHRLGIQAFEPVLIEGKAIQLHPLVCAAYNADFDGDQMAVHVPLTLEAQLEARALMMSTNNILSPANGEPIIVPSQDVVLGLYYMTREAINAKGEGRVFADLQEVDRVFRAGEAALHAKVKVRINETVNDRDGGSVTNTRIVDTTVGRALLFQVVPKGLSYDVVNLPMKKKAISKLINQCYRVVGLKETVIFADQLMYTGFAYSTISGVSIGVNDFVIPDEKARIIGAATEEVKEIESQYASGLVTQGEKYNKVIDLWSKANDEVSKAMMANLSKEKVIDRHGNEVDQESFNSMYMMADSGARGSAAQIRQLAGMRGLMAKPDGSIIETPITANFREGLSVLQYFISTHGARKGLADTALKTANSGYLTRRLVDVAQDLVVTEIDCGTEHGLVMTPHIEGGDVVEPLGERVLGRVIARDVFKPGTEDVIVPAGTLVDEKWVEFIELNSIDEVIVRSPISCETRYGICAKCYGRDLARGHQVNIGEAVGVIAAQSIGEPGTQLTMRTFHIGGAASRTSAADSVQVKNGGTVRLHNLKHVERVDGHLVAVSRSGELAIADDFGRERERYKLPYGAVISVKEGDKVDAGAIVAKWDPHTHPIVTEMKGTVTYVGMEEGITIKRQTDELTGMTNIEVLDAKDRPAAGKDIRPAVKMVDDNGKDLLLPGTDVIAQYFLPANALVGVADGARIAIGDVIARIPQETSKTRDITGGLPRVADLFEARRPKEASILAEVSGTIAFGKETKGKRRLVITPNDGSDPYEELIPKWRHLNVFEGEQVNRGEVISDGPSDPHDILRLLGVSALAKYIVNEIQDVYRLQGVKINDKHIETILRQMLRKVEIAESGDSSFIKGDQMELTHVLVENERLATEDKFVSKFTRVLLGITKASLSTESFISAASFQETTRVLTEAAVTGKRDYLRGLKENVVVGRLIPAGTGLAYHSERKRRRDADKPLRVSASEVEAALTEALNSSGN